CTAGGCTTATTTTAGACATTTATGGTAGATTGATCAGTTAAACAATTTAAAATTAGTCAAAAATGTCAACCTACGGGTATAAAAAAACCAACTAAAATCTCGAATTAACCGACTTATGCTCCTTTTAGTCTTTGCATCTATCCTACTCTTCTTCAAAGCCTCCGGCTAAGAAATTCACACGCCTGATCACCACATTGGATAAATCCAAAGGCGAAAGAATTTCAGCCATTCCGTCTTGAATAGACCCAATTTCTACTTTTACTTTTTGGAAACTTAATTGACCATTTTCATTTTTAGTCTGCTTGAAAATTGAGGTTCCTTCTCCTTCTCTTAAGATTGCAGCCTCTGGGAGTGCTTTTGTTTCTCTACTATCTGTTCTTATTTGACCATTCAGGTATTGACCGGGAATAAGCATTTGCTCTGCTTTTTCGTTGCTCAAATGCACGTGAACGTTAATGGCTTTGCTGTCGCTTTCAAAGTTTTTACCTACCAAAAACACTTTCCCTTCTACCCTTCCACCAATTTTCACATCGTTAAAAACAACTGTTTGCCCTTCTTTTAACTTAAAAGCATCTTTTTCAAAAACCTTTAACTCCACATGTAAATGCTCTTTGGAAATCAATTCGAATAAAACATCACTTGGTATAAAATTGGAGCCTGTATGGATATTTACTTTTTGTACATACCCTGCGAATGGAGCTTTGATACTTACCAAATTCGAGATATTACCACTTTGGATTTGAGTGATAGGCAAGCCAAGTAAATTCAACTTTGCTTCCAAAGCATTAATCATGGCCTGATTCACTTTGTAATTACCCTCGGCCTCTTGTAGTCTCCTTTTTGCTCCAGCATCTTCCAGTACTAAAGCTTTCTGTCTTTCAAGTTCCTGAGCTAAAAAACTGCGTTGCGTATATTTCTCCAAATAATCCTGTTGCAATTGAATGATCTCCATGCTTTGTGCAGTTGCTAAAACCGCACCTTTACTCACATACTTCCCTGGTAAAACATTATGAGTGAGGGTTTTAATAAAACCATTTGTTGGATAGCTCACCTCCGCAATGTTTTCGGGTGGTACGTCTACCATTCCATTTGCCGAAATGTTTTCTGCAATGTTAATAGTTTGTAATTCACCTAGTTCAAGGCCCATTTTTTGAAATTGTGCCGTACTGATATTAATGCCTTCAGCGGCAATGCTACTGGTAGCTTCTTCCTCTACTACATCATTATTTGAGCAAGCTGTGAAAGCAAGCACTGCAAAAACTGCAGCTAGGGTTTTAGTTATTATTTGAATATTTTTCATCTTCCGAGAAGGTAGTTAATGTTGATTTCAATTATTTTTTGTTCCAAAAGCTTATTCAAATATTGCTGACGAATATCGAGAGCTTGTTTGAAGTTTTGTTGGTATTCGAGGTAATTTATGTCACCGATCATGTACTGCTTTTGAGCTGTTTGTGTGATAAGCTCAGCACTCGGCAATGCACTTTGTTTTAGGTAGTTTAATTCGGAGTTTTTTGATCTTAACTCCGTCACTAAATTTTCCACTTCCATTGTTATTTTGCTATTTAAAGCCTCCTTTTGAGCAGCAATCACTTGGTCTTGAACTTTGAATGCTTCCACCTTAGCTTTTCCTGATTTCTGAAAGATTGGAATATTTATTCCCCCCATTATCACAAACTGACTCAGGCTACCATTCATACTTTGGTTTGTTACACCAGCCAAAAAACTAGGTTTTAAGCCTGCCTGAGTAAGGTTTATTTGTTCTTGATTAACTTCTGACAGCCTATCAAACCTGCTCAAAAATGGGCTTTCTCCACTAGGATTGCCAAGTAGAATTTCATTTTCCAATTCTTCTTTTTCTACAATCAAATCACCGCTTTTCCATTGGAGTAACTCTTTAAGTTTTTGTTGCTCCATAGATAGTTGATACTGCGTTTGCTGCATATTATTCTTCAACTGGTCTCTCTGCATACTAAGGTTCGTCCTTTCCAAAATACTTGTCTCTCCCTGCTTATACCTGATTTCCGCTCTACGAATAGCTTTGGAATAAAGGGTATCTTGATCGCTCAAAAAATCCAATAACCTACTTTGAAAAGTCAAAGTATAATAGCTACTTCTTACGGCTTTTTTGAGCTCCAAAACCCTTATTTCTCTTTCTGTGAGACTTTGATTTACATAACTTTCGTACAACTTTTTCCTCGCTTTATTTTCAGCAGGATGGTTAAATGGCTGTGCCAATGTAAAGGCATAATCACCAATATTTGGTAATTGAATACTACCATACTGAAGCTCCAAGTTCGTCTTTGGTATTTCTTGAAAAGTAGCAACAAAAGCTTCTTTATGTTGGACCTCTTTGTCGGCAACTTTTAGCTCAAGGTTATTTTTCAATGCGAAATCTATTGCTTCGTCCAGCCCTATTTTCTGTGCCAATGTTTGAAGACTAAATCCTCCTAATAAACTTATAATTATTAATATTTTCCTCATGATACTTCCTCCTCATTTTTGGTGAAAATGACATACAAAACAGGTAACACAACAAGTGTAAGTAGGGTAGCCGATAACAGGCCACCGATCACCACAGTTGCCAGCGGTTTTTGAACCTCTGCTCCAGCAGAAGTAGAAAGAGCCATTGGTAAAAAACCAAATGAAGCTACCGCTGCGGTCATGATAACGGGCCTAAATCTAACTTTGACTCCTTGTTTGACTCTCTCAAGCACATTTTTGACACCTTCTTTTTCTAATTGATTGAGATAGCCTAGCAATACAATTCCATTCAAAACCGCCACGCCAAATAGAGCAATAAAGCCAATCCCTGCCGAAATACTAAAAGGCATTCCTCTTAGCCACAAGGCAAAAACACCCCCAATAGCTGACAGTGGAATTGCCGTAAAAATCATAAGTGAGTGTTTCACAGAGTTGAAAGTGAAATACAAAAGCACAAAAATTAATAGTAAGGCAATGGGCAATGCAATCATTAACCTTTGCTTGGCTTCTTGCAAGTTTTCGAAAGCTCCACCATAATCGAAATAATATCCAGCTGGCAACTTTACTTTGGTTTCAATACTCGCCTGAATGTCTGCCACAATACTTTCTACGTCTCTATTTAAGATACCAACACCAATATTAATCCGTCGTTTTGTGTCGTCTCTAGATATTTGGGCTGGCCCACTTACATAATTGATATCCGCCACTTCGGAAAAATTGATATATGATCCATTTGCCGTCTTAATTGGCAAAGTTCTCACATTCTCAATATCGTTTCTGTAGCTTTCGTCTAATCTTACCGCCACATCAAATCGTTTCTCTTTTTCGAAAATTGTTCCCACAACTTCGCCAGCAAAAGCCGTTTTTAGGATGAGGTTAAGCTCTGCTACACTCAGTCCATAATAAGCTATCTTTTGCTTATCAAACTTTACTTGAATTTGAGGTAAGCCAGTTAGCCTTTCCACTTTCACACTTGCTACACCGTCTATTTTTCGAATTAACTTTTCGCATTCGTTGGCCTTGGCAGAGAGTTGGTCAAGATCATCTCCTATTATTTTTACCACAATTTCAGATTTTGCACCTGCAATCATCTCGTTGAAACGCATTTGTATTGGTTGTGTAAATTCAGCACTTGTACCTGGCACTTCTGCCTCAAGGACTGCCGCCATTTTCTCAACCATATCTTCTCTATTACTTGCAGAGGTCCATTCACTATGATCTTTCATATTGATCATAAGGTCAGATGCTTCCACAGGCATAGGATCAGTAGGTACTTCTGAAGCTCCTATGCGTCCTACAATTTGAATTATTTCAGGAAAATTGTCTTTTAATGCCTTTTGAGCCTGTAAAGTTGCATCTATAGTTGCGGATAGGGATGAACCAGGAGGAGTTTGAAAATCGACTGCAATGTCTCCTTCATCCAAAGTAGGGATAAACTCACCTCCCATTCTACTAAAAATAAACACACTAACTAAAAGCAAAAGAAAGGCTGTAAGTACAGTTCCTTTTTGAAAATGAAGTGCCTTTTGTAATAACGGATTGTACCATGAAAAGAGCTTGTTAACAATGCGATCCGAGATCTTAAAATGCTTACTTCCTTCAGTTCTCAGTAACCATGCTGACATCATTGGGATATATGTCATAGACAAAACCAATGCAACTAAAATTGCCAAACTCACGGTCATGGCCATTGGCTTAAACATCTTACCCTCCACACCTGCTAGAGATAGAATGGGTAAATAAACAATAAGAATAATCAACCCTCCAAAAATAGCCGACGAAAGTACTTTAGAAGCTGAGTCGGTCACCAACTTGTCCATTTGATCACTCGGGATACTAGCCTTACGGTCTAAATGCAATTTGAATAAAACAGCCTCTACTACTATGACGGAGCAGTCAACCAGCAAACCAAAATCTAATGCTCCAAGGCTCATCAAATTGGCAGAAATATCAAATACCCGCATCAGGGAGAATGTGATGAGCATTGTAATAGGAATAACCGATGCCACCAAGAGGCCTGCTCGAATACTCCCCAAAAGCAAAATGAGAACTAAGATTACGATAACTCCACCTTCAATCAAGTTTTTGGAAACTGTTGCAATCGCCTTATCTATGAGTTTTGTGCGGTCTATAAAGGCCGAAATCTCAAGTCCTTCTGGCAAGTTTTTCTGAATTCTATCAATACGCTCCTTTACTCCTTTGATCGTTTGCTCTGAATCAGCCCCTTTTAGCATGAGAACCACTGCCCCCACGGCTTCGGATTCGCCATCGCGTGTCATTGCTCCAAACCTACTCGCGTGACCAATCTTTACTTTTGCTACATCTCCTATTAATAATGGAACGCCTCCATTATTTTTAATCCGAATGGCTGCGAGGTCTTCAATACTTTCTGATTTCCCTTCTCCACGAATAAAATAGGCCTGATCATTTTTTTCAATAAAGCTGCCTCCCGTATTCGCATTGTTCTCCTGCAATGCAGTGCTTATCTCAGCAATACTTACATTGTTTGCTCTTAATTTTTCTGGATCAATGCTTACTTCGTATTGCTTTACATAACCTCCAAAACTTGAAATCTCAATGACGCCAGGCACTCCAGCCAATTGACGCTTGACGATCCAATCTTGAATGGTACGAAGATCTGTAAGTGAATAATTATTTTCAAAACCAGGCCTTGGCTTAATGGTATACTGGTAAATTTCACCTAGCCCAGTGGTAATAGGAGCTAGTTCTGGTCTACCATAGTCTGCTGGAATTTCGCTTTCCGTTGCCTTCAGCTGTTCGCTTACCATTTGTCTTGCGAGATACATTTCTATATCTTCTTCAAAAACTAAAGTGATAACCGACAAACCTTGTCGAGATGTGGAGCGAATCTCCGTAACTCCCTGAAGGTTGGCAACCTTGAGTTCAATGGGAGCCGTAATATATTGCTCTACTTCTTGTGCAGCCAGTGTAGGACTTTGTGTAAGTACAACAACCTGATTGTTAGTTACATCTGGAATTGCATCTATCGGCAACTGAGAGAGCGAAAAGCCTCCCCAAATAACTAAACCTAGAACTGAGATACCCACAATTAGCTTATTGTGAATACTAAAGTGTATTATTTTTTCGAACATGAATTTTGACTTTCAAAAATGGTTGGTGAAGAATACCAAATTGCAGGAAGTAGTCCCTTTTGTTATAAAAAAGGAGCGGTATTATCCCACATAAAATTGAAAATCAAACTCGAGGTGGATGCAGGAGATTTTGAGAAAAATCGAAATGGTAGGTGTTTTGAAAAGGAGATGATTCCGTTTCCTTAAATTCAGTAGGAATAGTAAACTCGAAAGCTTCTGAAAAAACAGGCGTAAGGCATAAAAAAGCCACCATTATTTTACCGTCTAGACAAGGTAAAGAATCAGGATTGTTCTCTCTATGGTCAGAGTCTGAGCTATAGTGCAAGGTTAGAAATTCTAAAAAGTCTATATCTCCCTTACTCTCCTTCACGTGTTCTTTAAAGTGAGTTAGAATTTCGCCCACAGCAAAGTCCTGCGAAAAGCCGATTCCTTTCGGGAGGATACTCGCGAAAAGTAAAATAATTACGACCGATATGGAAATTACTTGCTTCAGGTACTATTAGTATTTGGTGCGAAGTTAAAGATAAAGTTTAATCAAAGTATTGGTTTTTAGCAATTTGGAATAATTCTAATTTGAATTGAAAATTTACATTTGACCTAAATTCATTATTTACAAAAACAATATTGAGTTGCTTTTTCACAAAAACTACTTTAGAAATTTATACCTTTCAGTTCCAATAAAATTACCTTTCTCTATCCATTTACAACATGTCTACGATCAAGTTTGTCTTTTTCGCTTATTTCCTTTCTATCTCAGTTGCCTTTACCCAAACCTCAAGTACATATGACCTCTGGTTAGGTTATGGAAAAGATGGAAAGTCCAATGTTTATCAAAAGAGCATAAAGTCTATTTATTTCGCTGGAGAAAGCGAAACGCAAATTGCAGCAAAGGAAGAGCTAACAAAAGGCTTGAATCAGATGATGGAGAAGTCACCCAAATTTGTCACTTCTTTGTCAAATGCTTCGCTTTTTGTAGCAACCAAAAATGCTTTGAGTTTTGAATACCTAAATGAAGTTCAAAACGATTTAGAAGAAGTTGGCGAAGAAGGTTTTATTCTAAAAAGCTTTCGATTAAAAGGGAAGAACAGAATTCTACTCACTGCAAATACTGACAAAGGAATTCTCTATGGCGTTTTTAGGCTTTTGAGAATAATGCAAATGAAAGAATCCCTATCTGAAATTAGTATCGTAGACGCTCCCAAAATCGATATCAGAATGCTCAACCATTGGGATAACCTCGACAGAACCGTAGAAAGAGGCTATGCCGGATTTTCACTTTGGAATTGGCAAAAACTG
This portion of the Spirosomataceae bacterium TFI 002 genome encodes:
- a CDS encoding membrane fusion protein, cobalt-zinc-cadmium efflux system, which translates into the protein MKNIQIITKTLAAVFAVLAFTACSNNDVVEEEATSSIAAEGINISTAQFQKMGLELGELQTINIAENISANGMVDVPPENIAEVSYPTNGFIKTLTHNVLPGKYVSKGAVLATAQSMEIIQLQQDYLEKYTQRSFLAQELERQKALVLEDAGAKRRLQEAEGNYKVNQAMINALEAKLNLLGLPITQIQSGNISNLVSIKAPFAGYVQKVNIHTGSNFIPSDVLFELISKEHLHVELKVFEKDAFKLKEGQTVVFNDVKIGGRVEGKVFLVGKNFESDSKAINVHVHLSNEKAEQMLIPGQYLNGQIRTDSRETKALPEAAILREGEGTSIFKQTKNENGQLSFQKVKVEIGSIQDGMAEILSPLDLSNVVIRRVNFLAGGFEEE
- a CDS encoding Outer membrane protein TolC, whose protein sequence is MRKILIIISLLGGFSLQTLAQKIGLDEAIDFALKNNLELKVADKEVQHKEAFVATFQEIPKTNLELQYGSIQLPNIGDYAFTLAQPFNHPAENKARKKLYESYVNQSLTEREIRVLELKKAVRSSYYTLTFQSRLLDFLSDQDTLYSKAIRRAEIRYKQGETSILERTNLSMQRDQLKNNMQQTQYQLSMEQQKLKELLQWKSGDLIVEKEELENEILLGNPSGESPFLSRFDRLSEVNQEQINLTQAGLKPSFLAGVTNQSMNGSLSQFVIMGGINIPIFQKSGKAKVEAFKVQDQVIAAQKEALNSKITMEVENLVTELRSKNSELNYLKQSALPSAELITQTAQKQYMIGDINYLEYQQNFKQALDIRQQYLNKLLEQKIIEININYLLGR
- a CDS encoding cobalt-zinc-cadmium resistance protein CzcA yields the protein MFEKIIHFSIHNKLIVGISVLGLVIWGGFSLSQLPIDAIPDVTNNQVVVLTQSPTLAAQEVEQYITAPIELKVANLQGVTEIRSTSRQGLSVITLVFEEDIEMYLARQMVSEQLKATESEIPADYGRPELAPITTGLGEIYQYTIKPRPGFENNYSLTDLRTIQDWIVKRQLAGVPGVIEISSFGGYVKQYEVSIDPEKLRANNVSIAEISTALQENNANTGGSFIEKNDQAYFIRGEGKSESIEDLAAIRIKNNGGVPLLIGDVAKVKIGHASRFGAMTRDGESEAVGAVVLMLKGADSEQTIKGVKERIDRIQKNLPEGLEISAFIDRTKLIDKAIATVSKNLIEGGVIVILVLILLLGSIRAGLLVASVIPITMLITFSLMRVFDISANLMSLGALDFGLLVDCSVIVVEAVLFKLHLDRKASIPSDQMDKLVTDSASKVLSSAIFGGLIILIVYLPILSLAGVEGKMFKPMAMTVSLAILVALVLSMTYIPMMSAWLLRTEGSKHFKISDRIVNKLFSWYNPLLQKALHFQKGTVLTAFLLLLVSVFIFSRMGGEFIPTLDEGDIAVDFQTPPGSSLSATIDATLQAQKALKDNFPEIIQIVGRIGASEVPTDPMPVEASDLMINMKDHSEWTSASNREDMVEKMAAVLEAEVPGTSAEFTQPIQMRFNEMIAGAKSEIVVKIIGDDLDQLSAKANECEKLIRKIDGVASVKVERLTGLPQIQVKFDKQKIAYYGLSVAELNLILKTAFAGEVVGTIFEKEKRFDVAVRLDESYRNDIENVRTLPIKTANGSYINFSEVADINYVSGPAQISRDDTKRRINIGVGILNRDVESIVADIQASIETKVKLPAGYYFDYGGAFENLQEAKQRLMIALPIALLLIFVLLYFTFNSVKHSLMIFTAIPLSAIGGVFALWLRGMPFSISAGIGFIALFGVAVLNGIVLLGYLNQLEKEGVKNVLERVKQGVKVRFRPVIMTAAVASFGFLPMALSTSAGAEVQKPLATVVIGGLLSATLLTLVVLPVLYVIFTKNEEEVS